A single window of [Clostridium] hylemonae DSM 15053 DNA harbors:
- a CDS encoding lactonase family protein, with protein sequence MEEDRKKICSNTDVIKKERLWQEVYAGTYTSEKSKGVYRFLFNRENAEMTEPELFYEAGNAKWVSLSGDMLAFPVEKEGRAGTCFVSLKDKAAKRVGEILEEKDTPCFILQDGEFTYTANYHDGTVMVYHMGKDGPVIAGRIENGREAGCHQVIVHGAYIMVPCLTQHVIRLFDRRNGFRTAGTIQFPDGSGPRHGVFDHSHSKLYVVSEWSNELFIFDVQDNTFLLRQQLSVLPAKTAGGENKQKASAAAVRLAEDERFLYISVRGLDLLTVVDVSGRKAAVLEHVSSGGEHPRDFVLTGEGGHLLVANRFSGGIVSMKRNRESGRITGIQSRISMPEGVSLVIRQ encoded by the coding sequence ATGGAAGAAGACAGAAAAAAGATATGTAGTAATACGGATGTGATAAAGAAGGAGAGACTGTGGCAGGAAGTCTATGCCGGAACGTATACTTCCGAGAAAAGTAAAGGCGTGTACCGCTTTTTGTTCAACAGAGAAAACGCAGAGATGACAGAACCGGAACTTTTTTATGAGGCCGGCAATGCAAAGTGGGTGTCTCTGTCGGGAGATATGCTTGCATTTCCTGTGGAGAAGGAAGGCCGGGCGGGTACTTGTTTTGTCAGTCTGAAGGATAAGGCGGCAAAGCGCGTAGGAGAGATTCTGGAGGAGAAGGATACGCCGTGCTTTATCCTGCAGGACGGTGAGTTCACGTACACAGCCAATTATCATGACGGCACGGTCATGGTATACCATATGGGAAAAGATGGACCCGTCATTGCAGGAAGGATAGAAAACGGCAGAGAAGCGGGATGCCATCAGGTCATAGTACATGGGGCGTACATCATGGTCCCGTGCCTCACACAGCATGTGATACGGCTGTTTGACCGGAGAAACGGTTTCAGAACTGCCGGTACGATACAGTTTCCGGACGGAAGCGGGCCGAGACATGGTGTATTTGATCATTCCCATTCAAAGCTGTATGTGGTGAGTGAGTGGAGCAATGAGCTGTTTATATTTGATGTGCAGGACAATACGTTTCTGCTCCGTCAGCAGCTGTCTGTGCTTCCGGCAAAGACGGCCGGGGGTGAGAATAAACAGAAGGCCTCTGCCGCGGCAGTGCGCCTTGCGGAGGATGAACGTTTCCTGTATATATCGGTGCGCGGACTGGATCTGCTTACAGTTGTGGACGTTAGCGGCAGGAAGGCGGCGGTGCTGGAACATGTGTCCAGCGGCGGTGAACATCCGAGAGATTTCGTCCTGACGGGAGAAGGAGGGCATCTTCTTGTGGCCAACCGCTTTTCCGGAGGCATAGTCAGCATGAAAAGAAACAGAGAAAGCGGCAGGATCACCGGTATCCAAAGCCGTATCAGCATGCCGGAGGGGGTATCTCTGGTCATAAGACAATAG
- the gndA gene encoding NADP-dependent phosphogluconate dehydrogenase, with amino-acid sequence MQKTDIGVIGLAVMGRSLALNMADHGFKVGGYNRSREVTDALVKEHPHDNLVPFYDLETLVASQERPRRFLIMVKAGKPVDMVIDQLVLLLDKGDMILDGGNSFFEDTRRREKRLKAEGIYYFGTGVSGGEHGARFGPSIMPGGEESAYRHIAPVLEAVAAKAQGEPCCAYMGPDGAGHYVKMVHNGIEYADMQLIAEAYLLLKYAGNYTNEELADLFEEWNEGELKSYLIEITARIFREADDYAEGELVDHILDSAGQKGTGRWTSLESLKQGVNVSMITAACNARIMSNRIAERNAAKALIKEAAKQPAADKKAFGESVRKGLYTAKIVAYAQGFDLLRHASSEYGWDLNYGRIASIFRAGCIIQAQFLDDITKAFENDSELSNLMLDSYFLEGINSGKGSLQSILCLGIQNGIPLPAMSQAEAYIDAFRGTPTGANLIQAQRDCFGAHTYERTDREGVFHHDWGQDNE; translated from the coding sequence ATGCAGAAAACAGATATAGGCGTGATTGGTCTGGCGGTTATGGGCAGAAGCCTTGCTCTTAATATGGCGGACCATGGATTTAAAGTTGGAGGATATAACAGAAGCCGGGAGGTGACGGATGCACTGGTGAAGGAGCACCCGCATGATAACCTTGTGCCGTTTTATGATCTGGAGACACTCGTTGCTTCCCAGGAACGGCCGAGACGTTTCCTCATAATGGTGAAAGCGGGAAAGCCGGTGGATATGGTGATCGACCAGCTCGTTTTGCTTCTGGACAAAGGAGATATGATACTGGACGGGGGCAATTCATTCTTTGAGGATACGAGAAGGCGTGAAAAGCGGCTGAAGGCAGAGGGCATATACTATTTTGGAACCGGTGTGTCGGGGGGAGAGCACGGTGCGCGTTTCGGTCCTTCCATCATGCCTGGAGGGGAGGAGTCTGCCTACAGACATATTGCTCCTGTTCTGGAAGCTGTTGCCGCAAAAGCGCAGGGGGAACCGTGCTGTGCCTATATGGGGCCTGACGGCGCCGGACATTATGTGAAAATGGTGCACAATGGAATTGAGTATGCGGATATGCAGCTTATCGCGGAGGCGTATTTACTGCTGAAATATGCAGGAAATTATACGAATGAAGAACTTGCCGACCTGTTTGAAGAGTGGAATGAAGGGGAGCTGAAAAGCTATCTCATAGAGATCACAGCCAGGATTTTCCGGGAGGCGGATGATTATGCCGAGGGAGAGCTGGTGGACCACATACTGGACAGCGCCGGGCAGAAAGGCACCGGACGGTGGACGAGTCTGGAGTCTCTGAAACAGGGAGTAAACGTTTCCATGATCACAGCCGCGTGCAACGCCAGGATCATGTCAAACAGAATTGCGGAAAGAAACGCGGCGAAAGCGCTCATAAAAGAAGCTGCGAAACAGCCTGCCGCGGATAAGAAAGCCTTTGGCGAGAGCGTCAGGAAAGGGCTGTACACAGCGAAGATCGTGGCATATGCCCAGGGCTTTGACTTGCTGCGCCACGCTTCCTCCGAATATGGATGGGACCTCAATTATGGCAGGATCGCTTCCATATTCCGGGCGGGGTGTATCATTCAGGCGCAGTTTCTGGATGACATAACAAAAGCATTTGAAAACGACTCGGAACTTTCAAATCTGATGCTGGACTCTTATTTCCTGGAGGGTATCAACAGCGGAAAAGGAAGTCTTCAGAGTATTTTGTGTCTTGGCATTCAAAATGGCATTCCGCTGCCGGCCATGAGCCAGGCGGAAGCTTATATCGATGCGTTCAGAGGAACGCCGACGGGCGCTAATCTTATTCAGGCGCAGAGAGACTGCTTCGGGGCGCACACATATGAACGGACAGACCGAGAAGGCGTATTCCATCACGACTGGGGGCAGGACAATGAATAA
- the zwf gene encoding glucose-6-phosphate dehydrogenase, producing the protein MNKEQTFTIFGGTGDLTFRKLIPALYNMAAAGNEQLNGRIVVIGRRDYTSESYRKLAGEWVEKFARLTYREEIYDKLAERIVYYRMDFTDEDEYRGLDAFYTEIGARAHIFYFAVAPRFFGTIVQGLKSVHGAGSGKVVIEKPFGENLLAAEELNVRMEAFFGPDHIYRIDHYLGKEMVRNIQTIRFANPIFSNIWDAGHIECIQISALEEVGVETRGGYYDHSGALKDMMQNHLFQILTIVAMERPEGPGVEEMHREQMKVLKALCMPEAAAGSMVLGQYGGYRKEQAVDENSATETYAALRLFVENDRWGGMPFYIRTGKKLRKREMQVAVVFKSPVPGVPQNILNIKIQPTEGVYLQFNIKRPGEADEIIQAKMDFCQSCSYINQMNTPEAYERLLGACIRGERSWFSQWDQIETSWKYVDAIREQYVSGSLPVYSYEPGTAGPKEADEMLRQHGHAWFD; encoded by the coding sequence ATGAATAAAGAACAGACTTTTACCATATTCGGAGGTACCGGTGATCTGACTTTCCGTAAGCTGATCCCGGCGCTTTATAATATGGCGGCGGCAGGCAATGAGCAGCTCAATGGCCGGATCGTCGTGATCGGGAGGAGAGATTACACGAGTGAATCTTACCGGAAGCTGGCGGGAGAGTGGGTGGAAAAGTTCGCGCGCCTTACCTACCGTGAAGAGATATACGATAAACTGGCGGAGCGTATCGTGTATTACCGCATGGATTTTACCGACGAGGATGAGTATAGAGGACTCGATGCATTTTACACAGAGATCGGCGCCAGGGCCCATATCTTTTACTTTGCGGTTGCGCCCCGCTTTTTCGGAACGATCGTGCAGGGGCTTAAAAGTGTACACGGAGCCGGGAGCGGCAAGGTGGTTATCGAGAAACCGTTCGGAGAGAACCTTCTGGCCGCAGAAGAACTTAACGTGAGGATGGAAGCGTTTTTCGGGCCGGACCACATATACCGCATCGACCATTATCTTGGCAAAGAGATGGTCAGGAATATACAGACGATCCGGTTTGCCAATCCTATCTTCAGCAATATATGGGATGCGGGCCATATAGAGTGCATTCAGATCTCTGCGCTTGAGGAAGTCGGCGTTGAGACGCGGGGCGGATATTACGACCACAGCGGCGCGCTGAAAGATATGATGCAGAACCATCTGTTCCAGATACTGACGATCGTTGCCATGGAACGGCCCGAGGGGCCGGGGGTGGAAGAGATGCACCGGGAACAGATGAAGGTCCTGAAGGCACTTTGCATGCCGGAAGCAGCTGCCGGCAGTATGGTGCTCGGACAGTACGGCGGATACCGGAAGGAGCAGGCGGTGGATGAGAATTCTGCGACCGAGACTTATGCGGCGCTGCGCCTTTTTGTGGAGAATGACAGGTGGGGAGGCATGCCGTTCTATATCCGAACAGGAAAGAAGCTGAGAAAGCGGGAGATGCAGGTGGCAGTTGTATTTAAGAGTCCGGTTCCCGGCGTTCCGCAGAACATTCTTAATATCAAGATACAGCCGACGGAAGGCGTATATCTTCAGTTCAATATAAAAAGGCCGGGTGAGGCGGATGAGATCATACAGGCGAAGATGGATTTCTGTCAGAGCTGCTCTTATATCAACCAGATGAATACGCCGGAGGCATATGAGAGGCTGCTCGGCGCATGTATCCGAGGGGAACGCTCCTGGTTTTCACAGTGGGACCAGATCGAGACGAGCTGGAAGTACGTGGATGCTATACGGGAGCAGTATGTAAGCGGGAGTCTTCCGGTGTATAGTTATGAACCAGGGACTGCAGGGCCAAAAGAAGCGGATGAGATGCTTAGACAGCACGGCCATGCCTGGTTCGACTGA
- a CDS encoding pyridoxal phosphate-dependent aminotransferase, producing the protein MALTLSEKAARVKPSSTLAITAKAKAMKAEGIDVVGFGAGEPDFNTPDNINEAAIRAIRSGFTKYTPASGTVELKKAISSKFREFNGLDYAPDQIVVSNGGKHSLTNIFQAITNPGDEVIIPAPYWLTYPEIVKLCDSVPVVIYGTKETGYKVTAKQIEDAVTDRTKALILNTPSNPTGMVYTEEELRAIADVAVRNDFYVVADEMYEYLIYGEKKHVSIASLGEEIYRRTITCSGLSKSYSMTGWRIGYTGSSVEIAKLMGSIQSHQTSNPNSIAQKAALEALSGPQDAVEAMRKEFDARRKYMYERVQNMPLLECLEPEGAFYTFVDFTNVLEKSYKGVRIGTASRAAEILIEDYSVAVVPCQDFGFDNFVRLSYAISMEGIEKGLNRIEDFVTSL; encoded by the coding sequence ATGGCGTTAACATTATCAGAAAAGGCGGCTAGAGTAAAGCCGTCATCTACACTTGCGATCACGGCAAAAGCAAAGGCGATGAAGGCAGAAGGGATTGATGTAGTAGGATTTGGAGCTGGGGAACCGGATTTTAATACACCGGATAATATTAATGAGGCTGCGATACGTGCCATCCGGTCCGGATTTACAAAATATACCCCGGCATCCGGTACTGTGGAGCTCAAAAAAGCCATCAGCAGCAAATTCCGGGAGTTTAACGGCCTTGATTATGCGCCGGATCAGATTGTCGTCAGCAACGGCGGAAAGCATTCTCTCACGAATATATTCCAGGCGATCACAAATCCGGGTGATGAGGTGATCATACCTGCTCCGTACTGGCTGACCTACCCGGAGATCGTCAAATTATGCGACAGCGTGCCGGTCGTTATTTACGGTACAAAAGAGACGGGCTACAAAGTGACGGCAAAGCAGATCGAGGACGCGGTCACAGACAGGACAAAGGCTTTGATCTTAAATACGCCGAGCAATCCGACGGGCATGGTATATACGGAAGAAGAACTGCGCGCGATCGCGGACGTGGCTGTCAGAAACGACTTTTATGTCGTTGCGGATGAGATGTATGAATATCTTATCTACGGGGAGAAGAAGCATGTTAGCATCGCGTCTCTCGGAGAGGAGATCTACAGGAGGACGATCACATGCAGCGGTCTGTCGAAGAGCTATTCCATGACGGGATGGAGGATCGGCTACACCGGTTCCAGTGTCGAGATCGCGAAGCTTATGGGGAGTATTCAGAGCCATCAGACGTCCAACCCGAACTCCATCGCACAGAAAGCGGCGCTGGAGGCGCTTTCTGGCCCGCAGGATGCAGTGGAGGCCATGAGAAAAGAGTTTGATGCCAGAAGAAAATATATGTATGAGCGTGTGCAGAACATGCCTTTGTTAGAGTGTCTGGAGCCGGAAGGTGCGTTTTATACATTTGTGGACTTCACGAATGTTCTCGAAAAGTCCTATAAGGGAGTCCGCATCGGAACGGCGTCGAGGGCGGCGGAGATTCTTATTGAAGATTACAGCGTGGCTGTCGTGCCGTGCCAGGATTTTGGATTTGACAATTTCGTGCGCCTGTCCTATGCTATTTCCATGGAAGGCATAGAGAAGGGATTGAATCGGATAGAGGATTTTGTGACTTCTCTGTAG
- a CDS encoding NUDIX domain-containing protein — protein MSGEVRRIKRELVYKGAILEVYNDTMEFANGNRAGWDYIHHVGAAAVVPVLDDGRILMVRQYRNALERETLEMPAGKLDAAGEAGIECSRRELEEETGYRAGQLEWLITIRPTVAYCDERIEIYVARDLTMSVQDLDENEYVLVRPYSLDELKGMIYDGTIEDSKTVAALLAYEDRYLR, from the coding sequence ATGAGTGGTGAAGTCAGACGGATAAAGAGAGAGCTCGTCTATAAGGGAGCGATCCTGGAAGTTTATAACGATACGATGGAATTTGCTAATGGAAACAGAGCCGGCTGGGATTATATTCATCACGTGGGGGCGGCAGCGGTCGTGCCTGTGCTTGACGACGGAAGGATCCTCATGGTGAGACAGTACCGCAACGCGCTGGAGCGGGAGACGCTGGAGATGCCAGCCGGAAAGCTGGACGCGGCAGGAGAAGCAGGCATCGAGTGCAGCAGAAGAGAGCTGGAGGAAGAGACGGGCTATAGGGCGGGACAGCTGGAGTGGCTCATAACGATACGGCCTACAGTCGCCTACTGTGACGAGCGGATCGAAATCTATGTGGCAAGAGACCTGACAATGTCTGTGCAGGATCTGGATGAGAACGAGTATGTACTTGTCAGGCCGTACAGTCTCGATGAATTGAAAGGAATGATCTATGACGGTACAATAGAAGATTCCAAGACCGTCGCAGCGCTGCTCGCCTATGAAGACAGGTACCTCCGGTGA
- a CDS encoding site-specific integrase: MEIRVKEYIEYLEARKHISANTRSAYLRDLERMYGYLREHGIEQFEDATAATLNSFLLFLEKNGLGGATIARNAAVVRGFYQYLFRKKIIEDDITEMMEAPKVERKLPKSARREDIDKILSVPEGGSPKALRDRAMIEVLRCTGILVEELIKLRTEDVKLELGYVQCHFPGNQNAYPLDGPSLGALRRYLEEGRGKLIRREQDEVLFPNVRGAYMSRQGFWKVIRRYSEETDGEQKITPSMIRHT; the protein is encoded by the coding sequence ATGGAGATAAGAGTAAAAGAATACATAGAGTATCTTGAGGCGAGAAAACACATCTCTGCGAACACAAGATCCGCGTATTTAAGAGACCTGGAGCGGATGTACGGATATCTGAGAGAGCACGGAATCGAACAGTTTGAGGATGCAACGGCGGCGACGCTGAACTCTTTTCTGCTCTTTCTTGAGAAAAATGGCCTTGGCGGCGCCACCATCGCCAGAAATGCGGCGGTGGTCCGCGGGTTTTACCAGTATCTTTTCCGGAAAAAAATCATAGAGGACGACATCACCGAGATGATGGAGGCGCCGAAGGTGGAGAGAAAACTGCCAAAGAGCGCCCGGAGAGAAGATATAGACAAAATACTGTCCGTTCCCGAAGGCGGTTCGCCAAAGGCGCTGCGCGACAGAGCCATGATAGAAGTGCTGCGCTGTACGGGTATTCTTGTGGAAGAACTGATAAAACTGCGGACAGAAGACGTTAAGCTGGAGCTGGGGTATGTGCAGTGTCATTTTCCGGGCAACCAGAACGCATATCCGCTGGACGGACCGAGCCTCGGGGCGCTCCGCCGGTATCTGGAAGAAGGCAGGGGAAAGCTCATACGCAGGGAACAGGACGAAGTGCTGTTCCCTAACGTGAGGGGGGCCTATATGAGCAGACAGGGATTCTGGAAAGTGATCCGAAGATACTCCGAAGAGACAGATGGGGAGCAGAAAATAACGCCCAGTATGATCAGACATACGTAG
- a CDS encoding polysaccharide biosynthesis protein, with the protein MSRKRAIIKGTFILTLTGFATRFMGFFYRIFLSHTFGEEGVGLYQLIFPIYALCFSLTSAGIEIALSRCVAKRTTLGQEKEARELLYTSIIFTVIISCITTLLLQKYAWFISSAFLKDERCAELLVILSYAFPFAAVHSCICGYYFGLKMTGVPATSQLIEQVARIMSVYLIYVFGQKNGITFGISIAVAGLIAGEVVSSLFCLRAITGKSMSMRKIRPGLPSFGRNIRELLFLSVPLTGSRVLLNVLQSVEAISIPLKLQAYGMTNKAALSTYGVLTGMALPCIMFPSAITNSISTMLLPTVAEIQALDDQREMSAIIKKVVSCCVLLGSGCCALLLLSGSWIGTFLFQSPAAGSFIVTLAWICPFLYTDNTLISIINGIGKTTLSFVINAIGLLIRIGSVLLLIPVYGIRGYLWGLLASQLCIFLFCIFYLYYYLTIRRKVHRGQTPAGKGV; encoded by the coding sequence ATGTCCAGAAAACGTGCCATTATCAAAGGAACTTTCATCCTTACTCTCACCGGTTTTGCCACCAGATTTATGGGCTTTTTTTACCGGATTTTTCTGAGCCATACTTTCGGCGAAGAAGGCGTCGGGCTCTACCAGCTCATTTTCCCCATCTATGCCCTGTGCTTTTCCCTTACTTCCGCCGGAATTGAAATAGCCCTGTCCCGCTGCGTTGCCAAACGCACTACGCTCGGCCAGGAAAAGGAAGCAAGGGAATTATTGTACACAAGCATTATATTTACTGTGATAATTTCCTGTATCACTACTCTTTTGCTGCAGAAATACGCATGGTTCATCTCCTCCGCATTTTTGAAAGATGAGCGCTGCGCCGAACTGCTCGTTATCCTGTCGTACGCGTTTCCTTTCGCGGCGGTCCACAGCTGTATATGCGGTTATTATTTTGGCCTTAAGATGACGGGCGTGCCGGCCACATCCCAGCTCATTGAGCAGGTGGCCAGGATCATGTCCGTGTATCTGATCTACGTATTCGGCCAGAAGAACGGCATCACCTTCGGTATCTCGATCGCTGTGGCCGGCCTCATTGCCGGCGAAGTCGTATCCTCGCTCTTCTGTCTGAGAGCCATCACCGGTAAATCCATGTCCATGCGGAAGATCCGGCCCGGCCTCCCCTCCTTCGGCAGAAATATAAGGGAGCTTCTCTTTCTGTCCGTCCCGCTCACCGGAAGCCGGGTGCTGCTCAACGTCCTCCAGAGCGTGGAGGCCATCTCCATCCCGCTTAAGCTTCAGGCGTACGGCATGACGAACAAGGCCGCGCTCAGTACATACGGGGTGCTGACCGGCATGGCGCTTCCGTGCATCATGTTTCCTTCCGCCATCACCAATTCTATCTCAACCATGCTCCTCCCGACCGTGGCGGAGATACAGGCGCTCGATGACCAGCGGGAGATGTCCGCCATTATCAAAAAAGTCGTCTCCTGCTGTGTGCTGCTTGGAAGCGGCTGCTGCGCCCTCCTCCTCCTGTCCGGAAGCTGGATCGGCACCTTCCTGTTCCAAAGCCCGGCAGCCGGAAGCTTCATCGTCACCCTCGCCTGGATATGCCCGTTCCTCTATACGGACAATACACTCATCAGCATCATCAACGGGATCGGGAAGACGACGCTCTCCTTTGTCATCAATGCCATCGGCCTGCTCATCCGCATCGGAAGCGTGCTCCTGCTCATCCCGGTGTACGGGATCCGCGGCTACCTGTGGGGACTGCTGGCAAGCCAGCTCTGCATCTTCCTGTTCTGCATCTTTTATCTGTATTATTATCTGACAATTCGCAGAAAGGTGCATAGGGGTCAGACCCCTGCCGGCAAAGGGGTCTGA
- a CDS encoding RrF2 family transcriptional regulator, whose translation MKLSTKGRYGLRAIIDLARYAETEPVSISSIAARQEISERYLEQLVGLMKKAGLVKSIRGAGGGYVLARDMKDISVGDVLRALEGSLEPVKCAAFYAEEGCMASDGCVTKYVWQKINDNINHTVDEIKLDELVLESRRVNPEGECANPQCNK comes from the coding sequence ATGAAGCTTTCTACAAAAGGCAGATACGGCCTGCGGGCGATCATCGACCTGGCAAGGTATGCGGAGACAGAGCCTGTCTCCATAAGCAGCATAGCGGCCAGGCAGGAGATATCGGAACGGTATCTCGAACAATTGGTCGGCCTTATGAAGAAGGCAGGACTTGTAAAAAGTATACGTGGTGCCGGAGGGGGATATGTGCTGGCCAGAGATATGAAAGACATATCGGTCGGAGATGTTCTGCGTGCACTGGAAGGAAGTCTTGAGCCGGTAAAGTGCGCGGCGTTCTATGCGGAAGAGGGCTGCATGGCATCGGACGGTTGCGTGACAAAGTATGTCTGGCAGAAGATCAACGACAACATCAACCACACGGTAGATGAGATCAAACTGGATGAATTAGTTCTGGAGAGCAGGCGCGTCAATCCCGAGGGGGAATGTGCCAATCCCCAGTGCAATAAATAA
- the nifS gene encoding cysteine desulfurase NifS, which translates to MGRFIYLDNAATTKTAPEVVEAMLPYFTEKFGNPSSVYGFAAANKDVITAQRDIIARALGAKSSEIYFTAGGSESDNWALKATAEAYGHKGKHIITTKIEHHAILHTGEYLESKGFDVTYLDVDEDGVVKLEELKNAIRPDTILISVMYANNEIGTIQPIKEIGAIAHEHGILFHTDAVQAFGQVPINVDECHIDMLSASGHKLNGPKGIGFLYIRTGVKIRSFVHGGAQERKRRAGTENVPGIVGLGTAADRAVKTMEERSARETALRDYMIERVQKEIPYCRLNGHKTDRLPNNANFSFRFIEGESLLIMLDMKGICASSGSACTSGSLDPSHVLLAIGLPHEIAHGSLRLTLSDETTKEDIDYVIDNLKEIVEHLRKMSPLYEDFVKKNS; encoded by the coding sequence ATGGGACGATTCATATATTTGGACAATGCTGCAACGACAAAGACAGCGCCGGAGGTTGTGGAGGCAATGCTTCCTTATTTCACGGAGAAATTCGGGAATCCGTCAAGCGTATACGGCTTTGCCGCGGCAAATAAAGATGTCATAACAGCACAGAGGGACATCATCGCGCGCGCGCTCGGCGCAAAGAGCAGCGAGATCTATTTTACGGCCGGAGGGTCAGAGTCAGACAACTGGGCACTGAAAGCGACGGCAGAAGCATATGGGCACAAAGGGAAACACATTATCACGACAAAGATCGAACACCATGCCATCCTGCATACAGGGGAATATCTTGAGAGCAAAGGCTTTGATGTGACATACCTTGATGTGGACGAAGACGGTGTCGTTAAACTGGAGGAACTGAAAAATGCGATCCGTCCGGATACCATCCTCATATCGGTAATGTATGCCAACAACGAGATAGGCACGATCCAGCCGATAAAAGAGATCGGCGCCATCGCCCACGAACACGGGATACTGTTCCACACAGATGCTGTACAGGCGTTCGGCCAGGTGCCGATCAATGTGGATGAGTGTCATATCGATATGCTCAGCGCCAGCGGACACAAATTAAACGGGCCGAAAGGGATCGGGTTCCTGTATATCCGCACAGGAGTCAAGATCCGTTCGTTCGTACACGGCGGTGCGCAGGAGAGAAAGCGCCGGGCGGGAACAGAAAATGTTCCGGGCATCGTAGGCCTCGGCACAGCGGCAGACCGGGCCGTGAAAACAATGGAAGAACGCAGCGCCAGGGAAACAGCGCTGAGAGATTACATGATAGAGCGGGTGCAGAAAGAGATCCCGTACTGCAGACTAAACGGACACAAGACGGACCGTCTTCCGAACAATGCCAACTTCAGCTTCCGGTTTATTGAGGGAGAATCTCTTCTGATCATGCTCGATATGAAAGGTATCTGCGCGTCAAGCGGTTCTGCCTGTACCTCAGGCTCACTTGATCCTTCTCATGTTCTGCTTGCCATCGGGCTGCCCCATGAGATCGCGCATGGTTCGCTGAGGCTTACACTGAGCGATGAGACGACAAAAGAAGATATTGATTACGTGATAGATAATCTAAAAGAAATTGTGGAACATCTCAGAAAGATGTCGCCGCTGTATGAAGACTTTGTAAAGAAAAATAGTTAA
- the nifU gene encoding Fe-S cluster assembly scaffold protein NifU, with protein MYSEKVMDHFQNPRNVGEIDDASGVGTVGNAKCGDIMRMYLDIDEDHIIRDVKFKTFGCGAAVATSSMATELVKGRTIEEALKVTNKAVMEALDGLPPVKVHCSLLAEEAIHAALWDYAEKNGIKIEGLEKPKSDIHEDEEEEEEAY; from the coding sequence ATGTATTCAGAGAAAGTAATGGACCATTTCCAGAACCCGCGCAATGTAGGCGAGATAGATGACGCCAGCGGCGTCGGAACAGTAGGAAACGCAAAATGCGGAGATATCATGAGGATGTATCTTGACATAGATGAGGACCATATTATCCGCGATGTGAAATTTAAGACTTTTGGCTGCGGCGCAGCCGTTGCCACGAGCAGTATGGCGACAGAGCTTGTAAAAGGCAGGACGATAGAAGAGGCGCTTAAGGTGACGAACAAAGCTGTTATGGAGGCGCTTGACGGTCTTCCGCCGGTAAAAGTACACTGTTCTCTTCTGGCCGAGGAGGCGATCCACGCCGCGCTTTGGGACTACGCAGAGAAAAACGGCATCAAAATAGAAGGGCTGGAAAAACCGAAGTCAGATATCCATGAGGATGAAGAAGAGGAAGAAGAAGCATATTAG